A DNA window from Bdellovibrio sp. BCCA contains the following coding sequences:
- a CDS encoding UDP-3-O-(3-hydroxymyristoyl)glucosamine N-acyltransferase: protein MKNLRKKVSLYDLAAYLGWSSKGTDFLIGNVAPFTKANEESLTFSSKPLGSSFKGCVIAPAISEGSGFEVPAPRLYYARALKYLIENGYLDSFGDRHDIHPSVRVGQNAVIEDGVVIGENTIIGMNAVIRSNVTIGKNCIIGPNSVIGNRGFGYERDEHGVPIHVPHVGGVIIGDNVDIGALVTVVSGTMEPTMIGNNTKFDDHVHFGHNCSVGESSIITACAEFSGGVQVGNKVWIGPNVSIKEKIKIEDESYVGLASVVLKNVEVKSVIVGNPGRVLRKID from the coding sequence ATGAAAAATTTGAGAAAGAAAGTTTCTTTATATGACCTTGCGGCTTATTTGGGTTGGTCTTCCAAAGGGACAGACTTTTTAATTGGCAATGTAGCACCATTCACAAAAGCAAACGAGGAATCACTAACATTCTCCAGTAAGCCATTAGGCAGCTCATTCAAGGGGTGCGTGATTGCTCCCGCTATTTCAGAAGGTAGCGGTTTTGAAGTACCCGCTCCCAGATTGTATTATGCAAGGGCTCTTAAATATCTAATTGAAAATGGGTATCTAGATAGCTTCGGTGATCGTCATGATATCCACCCATCAGTTCGTGTGGGACAAAATGCTGTAATTGAGGATGGCGTAGTAATTGGTGAAAATACCATAATTGGAATGAATGCAGTTATTCGCTCAAACGTTACAATCGGGAAAAACTGTATTATAGGGCCGAATTCTGTGATAGGCAACCGTGGCTTTGGATACGAACGAGATGAACATGGAGTTCCAATTCATGTACCTCATGTTGGAGGTGTTATTATCGGCGATAATGTCGACATAGGAGCTCTAGTCACTGTGGTTTCAGGTACAATGGAGCCAACAATGATCGGAAACAATACGAAGTTTGATGATCATGTTCATTTCGGACACAATTGTTCTGTTGGGGAGTCATCTATAATTACGGCTTGTGCCGAATTTAGCGGTGGGGTTCAGGTAGGAAATAAAGTCTGGATCGGTCCCAATGTATCTATAAAGGAAAAAATTAAGATTGAGGATGAGTCTTATGTTGGTTTGGCATCGGTAGTTTTAAAAAACGTGGAGGTTAAATCTGTAATTGTTGGAAACCCGGGGAGAGTTCTCCGTAAGATTGATTGA
- a CDS encoding MBOAT family O-acyltransferase — translation MSFTSFAFFIFIGVFFSIWYFLRNRREGRWFLLTVASFFFYGWWDWKFLGLLIATGLFDFILALTIDRTKGDNKRLILMCFSVISNLTVLALFKYTVFFSNNFEELGQYFGWNVSLTSNIPSVFLVLPIGISFYTFESLSYTIDVYHRHIKPTKNVFQYFAFLSMFPRLVAGPIERPANLLPQLERNPQPSNEMVWKGFNLILAGYFKKLVIADNLAPYVNEAFARTHSVSGLSWWIAMFSFSIQIYCDFSGYSDIARGLANLLGFEFKLNFNSPYISHGFSDFWRRWHISLSSWFRDYLYIPLGGSKVSKIRSHLNTWITMLVSGFWHGASWTFVAWGALHAMFLSFEHEVRWHQKINKHLVVLITFLMVTFAWVLFRAESLQQAKNIYLAMLTLSGGDNLISLKQIFLILLALVPHLYEFSKSKTAIEQYYPTRLVKIVMATMIVFCIFGRGPGSTFIYFQF, via the coding sequence ATGAGTTTTACATCTTTCGCGTTCTTTATATTTATCGGAGTATTCTTCTCGATCTGGTATTTTCTTCGAAATCGCCGCGAAGGTCGATGGTTTCTTTTAACGGTTGCTTCATTCTTCTTTTACGGTTGGTGGGACTGGAAATTTCTAGGTCTTTTGATTGCTACGGGACTATTTGATTTTATATTAGCTCTGACGATAGATCGTACAAAAGGGGATAACAAACGACTGATTTTGATGTGTTTTTCTGTCATATCAAATCTTACAGTTTTGGCACTTTTTAAATACACTGTTTTTTTCTCTAATAACTTTGAGGAACTGGGCCAATATTTCGGTTGGAATGTTTCTTTGACAAGCAATATTCCTAGTGTGTTTCTGGTGCTTCCAATAGGTATTAGCTTTTATACTTTTGAATCTTTAAGTTACACAATTGATGTTTATCACCGTCATATTAAACCTACAAAAAATGTGTTTCAGTATTTTGCATTTCTTTCGATGTTTCCAAGGCTAGTGGCTGGCCCAATTGAGCGTCCTGCCAATTTATTACCGCAGCTTGAACGCAATCCCCAGCCTAGTAACGAGATGGTTTGGAAAGGATTTAATTTAATATTGGCGGGATACTTTAAAAAGCTCGTCATTGCGGATAATCTTGCCCCCTATGTCAATGAAGCTTTCGCCCGAACGCATTCGGTTTCTGGCCTCAGTTGGTGGATAGCTATGTTTTCATTCTCTATTCAGATTTACTGTGATTTTAGTGGGTATTCGGACATCGCAAGAGGGCTCGCAAATCTTCTTGGGTTTGAATTTAAACTTAATTTCAACTCGCCATATATTTCGCATGGATTTTCGGACTTTTGGCGGCGTTGGCACATAAGTTTATCCTCTTGGTTTAGAGATTATCTTTATATACCGCTTGGTGGGAGTAAAGTTTCAAAAATCCGTAGTCACTTAAATACGTGGATCACAATGTTAGTATCCGGATTTTGGCATGGAGCTAGTTGGACTTTTGTTGCATGGGGAGCCCTTCATGCGATGTTTTTATCATTTGAACACGAAGTACGTTGGCATCAAAAGATCAATAAGCATCTCGTCGTGCTTATTACATTTTTGATGGTAACTTTCGCCTGGGTTTTATTCAGGGCTGAGAGTCTTCAACAAGCAAAGAATATATATCTCGCGATGCTTACTTTAAGCGGAGGTGACAATTTGATTTCCCTAAAGCAGATTTTTTTAATTTTGCTAGCGCTGGTGCCTCATTTATATGAATTCTCAAAATCAAAAACTGCGATTGAACAGTATTATCCTACTAGGCTCGTAAAGATCGTGATGGCAACAATGATAGTATTTTGTATTTTTGGTCGTGGGCCTGGCTCAACGTTTATTTACTTTCAGTTTTAA
- a CDS encoding AAC(3) family N-acetyltransferase — protein MLTKEEFVRQIKSLGIQENDIVYIRASLGALGKVDGDLFDVIVNGLKEAVGPQGTILAPAFNKIQNIFEKKKNLISLDTIPISGAVSKLFLKHPEMKRSSHPSHSFVAIGPKALDLLSGHDESAACFLPIKHLAEMNGKMILMGCVNESPGFSTVHVAQFELGLSQKHFVRYLQRGWIQKENIIKKWLPIESPGCSLSFGKFYLSYIEDKNLISGWIGSAYTLVVPSARNALRTELDLLKGHPTFVDCGRADCLTCGMRGYELLRIPKTIVALFLKKIFGKR, from the coding sequence ATGCTAACTAAAGAAGAGTTTGTAAGGCAGATAAAAAGCCTTGGAATTCAGGAAAACGACATAGTTTATATTAGAGCTAGCTTAGGAGCTCTAGGAAAAGTCGATGGAGACTTATTTGATGTCATTGTAAATGGCCTAAAAGAGGCAGTGGGGCCTCAAGGAACAATTCTCGCACCGGCATTTAATAAGATTCAAAATATTTTTGAGAAGAAAAAAAACCTCATTTCTTTGGATACTATTCCTATTTCTGGAGCTGTCTCTAAACTTTTTTTGAAGCATCCAGAAATGAAAAGGTCGAGTCACCCTTCTCACTCATTTGTCGCAATTGGCCCTAAGGCATTAGATCTATTGAGTGGACATGACGAGAGTGCGGCCTGTTTTCTGCCTATCAAGCACCTTGCTGAGATGAATGGGAAGATGATTCTCATGGGATGTGTGAACGAAAGCCCTGGTTTTTCGACAGTTCACGTTGCTCAATTCGAACTAGGATTGAGTCAGAAACATTTTGTCCGATATCTCCAAAGGGGATGGATCCAAAAAGAAAACATTATTAAAAAGTGGCTTCCTATCGAGAGTCCAGGTTGTAGTCTTAGTTTTGGGAAGTTCTACTTGTCCTACATAGAAGATAAAAATCTTATCTCCGGTTGGATTGGGAGTGCATATACTCTTGTAGTTCCTTCTGCTAGAAATGCTCTTAGAACTGAGTTGGATTTGCTAAAGGGACATCCAACTTTTGTGGACTGCGGTCGTGCTGATTGTCTTACTTGTGGTATGCGTGGTTACGAATTATTGCGAATTCCAAAAACAATCGTTGCATTATTTCTAAAGAAAATTTTTGGGAAGAGGTGA
- a CDS encoding PIG-L deacetylase family protein — translation MISSNQVKRVLVLAPHTDDGEFGCGGSIAKLIEEGADVYYAAFSACEQSVLKEFPPDILISEVKEATAELGIKKENLILFKYEVRTFNFRRQEILQDLVDLKKNINPDLVFMPATSDMHQDHSTIALEGLRAFKLTSILSYEVPWNNLSFNTSSFVHLEDRHVEKKINALRLYRSQAHRPYANEEFIRSLARTRGVQIATTYAETFDVVRWIIK, via the coding sequence ATGATTTCGAGCAATCAGGTTAAAAGAGTACTTGTTTTAGCACCACACACTGACGATGGTGAGTTTGGGTGCGGTGGTAGTATAGCTAAGTTGATCGAAGAAGGGGCTGATGTTTACTATGCGGCCTTCTCGGCCTGCGAACAGTCTGTTCTTAAAGAGTTCCCTCCCGACATACTTATTTCTGAAGTTAAAGAGGCCACAGCTGAACTTGGAATAAAGAAGGAGAATCTGATTTTATTTAAATATGAAGTCAGAACTTTTAACTTTCGACGACAAGAAATTCTACAAGATCTTGTCGATCTAAAAAAGAATATCAATCCTGATCTCGTCTTCATGCCAGCTACAAGCGATATGCATCAAGATCATAGCACGATTGCTCTTGAAGGCTTAAGAGCCTTCAAGTTGACAAGTATATTAAGTTATGAAGTCCCATGGAACAATCTTAGCTTTAATACTTCGTCCTTCGTTCATCTTGAGGATAGACATGTGGAAAAGAAAATCAATGCTCTTCGCCTTTATAGGTCACAAGCTCATAGACCTTATGCCAATGAAGAGTTTATTAGATCCTTAGCACGAACAAGAGGTGTCCAAATTGCAACTACTTATGCAGAAACATTCGATGTCGTGCGATGGATAATTAAATAA
- the wecB gene encoding non-hydrolyzing UDP-N-acetylglucosamine 2-epimerase, producing the protein MKVVTVVGARPQFIKASAVSREFPKRNVEEVIVHTGQHYDANMSDIFFKELGIPTPRYNFEIRSSRHGEMTGRMLESIETVLLGEKPDWVLIYGDTNSTLAGALAAAKLHIPIAHVEAGLRSFNRAMPEEVNRIMADHLSSILFSPTELGRKNLISEGIPSTKISVVGDVMYDVSQYYGSLANKNKILLQRLGLEEKKFILLTCHRQENTDNIDRLKAIFLGLNDVAEKMPVVCPIHPRTKKYLLDAEWFKPSKELKLIDPIGYLDMVTLEHTSALIATDSGGVQKEAFFYEVPCVTLRDETEWEELIEGGWNILVPPLSKEVVRDGVLSRLNRMGKKIFPYGDGKASQAIVDAMVRGV; encoded by the coding sequence ATGAAAGTAGTAACGGTAGTAGGTGCGAGACCTCAGTTTATTAAAGCCTCTGCGGTTTCTCGAGAGTTTCCCAAAAGAAATGTTGAGGAAGTTATAGTCCATACTGGGCAGCATTATGACGCAAATATGTCTGATATCTTTTTTAAAGAGTTGGGGATTCCTACACCGCGATACAATTTTGAAATTCGAAGCTCTCGGCACGGAGAAATGACAGGAAGAATGCTTGAATCTATCGAAACTGTTTTGCTTGGGGAAAAGCCTGATTGGGTTCTTATATATGGTGATACCAATTCTACGCTGGCAGGAGCCCTAGCGGCAGCTAAATTGCATATTCCTATTGCTCATGTGGAGGCAGGTCTTCGTTCCTTTAATCGCGCGATGCCTGAGGAAGTGAACCGTATCATGGCCGATCACCTTAGTTCTATTTTGTTTTCCCCAACGGAACTGGGAAGAAAAAATTTAATTTCAGAAGGAATCCCTAGTACGAAGATCTCAGTAGTGGGCGATGTGATGTATGACGTGTCTCAGTACTATGGCTCATTGGCTAATAAAAATAAGATCTTATTACAACGTCTCGGACTGGAAGAAAAAAAGTTTATTTTGCTAACCTGCCATCGACAGGAGAATACCGATAATATAGATCGGTTAAAGGCAATCTTTTTGGGGTTAAACGATGTGGCAGAAAAAATGCCTGTAGTTTGCCCAATCCATCCGCGCACTAAAAAGTATTTACTCGATGCGGAATGGTTTAAACCTTCAAAGGAGCTTAAGCTTATTGATCCAATTGGATATCTTGATATGGTTACATTGGAACATACCTCTGCCTTAATTGCGACGGATTCTGGAGGGGTTCAGAAGGAAGCTTTTTTCTATGAAGTTCCGTGTGTAACCTTGAGGGATGAGACTGAATGGGAGGAGCTCATCGAGGGTGGCTGGAATATTCTTGTGCCTCCACTATCTAAAGAGGTTGTCCGTGATGGCGTACTTTCTAGATTGAACAGAATGGGGAAAAAAATTTTTCCATACGGCGATGGAAAGGCGTCACAGGCGATTGTTGATGCTATGGTCAGGGGAGTTTGA
- a CDS encoding N-acetyl sugar amidotransferase, with protein sequence MDTTDSNITFDEKGVCSHCSEFDSVTTKNWFPNAEGKKRLEAIVENIKKEGRGQEYDCIIGLSGGIDSSYMALKVKEWGLRPLVVHVDAGWNSEIAVGNIEKIVKHCNYDLHTHVIDWEDMRDLQLAYFRSAIANQDVPQDHAFFAALYHYATKNNIKYILSGGNIATEGISPKTWHGSAMDAINLKAIHKAFGSRKLKSYPLISFFQYYFYYPFIKGMRTFRPLNYMPYDKNMAVEFLQKEIGWRPYGRKHGESIFTKFFQNYYLPTKFGFDKRKPHLSSLIVSGQMTREQALAELAKPLYDANELETDISYFCKKLRISREEFERCMQAPIHDYTDFANWNNLHARLKMLQKIAERTLRRKVRVYS encoded by the coding sequence ATGGATACGACTGATTCAAACATTACCTTTGATGAAAAAGGGGTCTGCAGTCATTGTTCTGAGTTTGATAGTGTGACGACAAAAAACTGGTTTCCTAATGCTGAGGGAAAAAAGCGTCTTGAAGCCATTGTCGAGAATATTAAGAAGGAAGGTCGTGGGCAGGAATATGATTGTATCATAGGTCTTAGTGGTGGCATCGACAGTTCTTATATGGCGCTGAAGGTGAAAGAGTGGGGGTTACGACCTTTGGTTGTACATGTCGACGCCGGGTGGAATAGTGAAATTGCCGTAGGAAATATCGAAAAAATTGTAAAGCATTGTAACTATGATCTTCATACTCACGTTATTGATTGGGAGGACATGAGAGATTTGCAATTGGCGTATTTCAGATCTGCTATTGCTAATCAGGATGTTCCGCAGGATCACGCTTTTTTTGCAGCCTTGTATCACTATGCTACGAAGAATAATATTAAATATATTCTGAGCGGTGGAAATATTGCTACCGAAGGGATATCTCCTAAAACGTGGCATGGAAGCGCTATGGACGCCATTAACTTGAAAGCGATTCATAAGGCTTTTGGTAGTCGTAAGCTGAAGAGTTACCCTCTGATCAGCTTCTTTCAGTATTATTTTTATTATCCCTTTATTAAAGGTATGCGTACATTCCGTCCTCTCAACTATATGCCATACGATAAAAATATGGCTGTTGAGTTCTTGCAAAAGGAAATCGGATGGCGTCCGTATGGGCGCAAGCATGGGGAATCTATTTTTACAAAATTTTTCCAGAACTATTATCTTCCTACAAAATTTGGATTCGATAAGAGAAAGCCACATTTATCTAGTCTGATAGTCTCCGGTCAGATGACGCGAGAACAAGCGTTGGCTGAGTTAGCGAAACCTCTTTATGATGCCAATGAGTTGGAAACTGATATTTCTTATTTCTGCAAAAAACTTAGAATCTCTCGTGAGGAATTTGAACGTTGTATGCAAGCTCCTATTCATGATTACACTGACTTTGCAAATTGGAATAATCTTCACGCTCGACTCAAGATGTTGCAAAAAATCGCAGAGAGAACTTTACGTCGAAAAGTAAGAGTTTATTCGTAG
- a CDS encoding glycosyltransferase: MKKRIAHLTSAHPRHDIRILLKECASLAKAGFEVFMVVADGAGDEEKVGVQLLDLGHRGGRWSRFFIMPWKVWAKARKLNADIYQFHDPELLIVGLLLRLEGFRVIYDSHEDLPRQIYSKHYIPLWLRNVISFCVEIFENFVSRRLIAVVTATPHIGKRFSHINRTVVVVNNYPLEQEIVAKSLRKRDPKQICYTGGITRVRGALEMVRALQGLDVKLVMAGPMENQQLKSELESTPGWENVCYLGSVERARVFEVMETSSLGFLLYHPEPNHTDAQPNKLFEYMAVGLPVLASHFDLWRSIVEGYDAGVCVDPQNVDEIRKGLLKILESEKNIENMGERGRNAVEAHLNWGSEEKKLVQLYQSILERGVR, encoded by the coding sequence ATGAAAAAGAGGATAGCACATTTAACATCAGCTCACCCGCGACATGATATACGCATTCTCTTGAAAGAGTGTGCTAGTCTTGCAAAAGCTGGTTTTGAAGTATTCATGGTTGTGGCCGATGGCGCCGGAGACGAAGAAAAAGTTGGAGTTCAGCTTTTGGACCTGGGGCACAGAGGAGGGCGTTGGAGTCGTTTTTTTATAATGCCATGGAAAGTTTGGGCTAAGGCAAGAAAGCTCAATGCCGATATTTATCAGTTTCATGATCCTGAGTTGCTAATAGTAGGATTGCTTCTTAGGTTAGAAGGGTTTCGGGTTATCTATGATTCCCACGAGGATCTTCCTCGCCAGATCTATAGCAAACACTACATTCCGCTGTGGCTTCGCAATGTCATATCATTTTGTGTCGAAATCTTTGAAAACTTTGTATCTCGACGACTAATAGCCGTGGTTACGGCGACTCCACATATTGGCAAGCGATTCTCTCATATAAACCGGACGGTAGTTGTCGTTAACAATTATCCTCTAGAGCAAGAAATTGTGGCTAAGTCTTTAAGAAAACGTGACCCGAAGCAAATTTGTTATACGGGCGGGATCACACGAGTTCGGGGGGCTTTGGAGATGGTACGCGCTCTTCAAGGTCTTGATGTTAAGTTGGTGATGGCTGGTCCAATGGAAAATCAACAATTAAAGAGTGAATTAGAAAGTACCCCAGGTTGGGAAAATGTCTGTTATCTTGGTAGTGTAGAAAGAGCTAGAGTTTTTGAGGTAATGGAGACGTCTTCTCTGGGATTTTTGCTATATCATCCTGAACCAAATCATACGGATGCACAGCCAAATAAACTTTTTGAGTATATGGCTGTAGGACTTCCGGTTTTGGCATCTCACTTTGATTTATGGAGAAGCATTGTTGAAGGGTATGATGCCGGTGTTTGTGTGGATCCTCAAAACGTAGACGAAATAAGAAAAGGGCTTTTAAAAATTTTAGAGTCTGAAAAAAATATTGAGAATATGGGAGAGCGAGGGCGAAATGCCGTCGAAGCTCACTTGAATTGGGGATCGGAAGAAAAGAAGCTGGTACAACTATATCAGAGTATTTTGGAACGAGGGGTAAGATGA